A window of the Rhinoraja longicauda isolate Sanriku21f chromosome 20, sRhiLon1.1, whole genome shotgun sequence genome harbors these coding sequences:
- the tmem229a gene encoding transmembrane protein 229A, producing the protein MMSSKRRDVQRLLPAEEPGQGSKRLGAPAGTSITAASTTTASTAAPRLKDLSGAESRGRDRSRPPLPTWMRLYFYGMHGITLDVLLSSARRFVETSDPKLLGYSSPYLGLLHSLAYLALEKVSLQEKHFSGWPAVFHLVVYPSVYVGVKSLLTSLVEGPPSSPTTLLLHYLMALYDSQLVLKGFLRLRCCCRGSKWPERLPSPEGLPGYLRFAFYGMHGFLDEIFFTSMFNLVERSDRTLLGHTSLWSFLMYGSCSFVVEKLYFHLYHRLGWGTWRRLPVYILFIYTWELTWGLGLRRYNACSWDYSHYPLNFMGLITLMYLPGWVAISYYQDVLSNVLLRVQCPSSRGSKTSDSNGESKASPS; encoded by the coding sequence atgatGAGCAGCAAACGGCGTGATGTCCAGCGTCTGCTGCCGGCGGAGGAGCCGGGACAGGGCAGCAAGCGACTGGGGGCCCCCGCCGGTACCTCCATCAccgccgcctccaccaccaccgcctccaccgccgCCCCTCGGCTCAAGGACCTGTCCGGTGCTGAAAGCCGTGGCCGTGACCGCTCTCGCCCCCCGCTGCCCACATGGATGAGGCTGTATTTCTACGGGATGCACGGGATCACCCTGGACGTCCTGCTGTCGTCGGCCCGGCGCTTCGTGGAGACCAGCGACCCGAAGCTGCTGGGCTACTCGTCCCCTTACCTCGGGCTGCTCCACTCTCTCGCCTACCTGGCCCTGGAGAAGGTCTCGCTGCAGGAGAAGCACTTCTCGGGCTGGCCCGCCGTCTTCCACCTGGTGGTCTACCCCTCTGTGTACGTGGGGGTGAAGAGCCTGCTGACCTCGCTGGTGGAAGGGCCTCCCTCGTCTCCCACCACCTTGCTCTTGCACTACCTGATGGCACTGTACGACTCCCAGCTCGTCCTCAAGGGCTTCCTCCGCCTGCGGTGCTGCTGCCGGGGGTCGAAGTGGCCCGAGCGCCTGCCCTCGCCGGAGGGTCTCCCCGGCTACCTGCGCTTCGCCTTCTACGGGATGCACGGCTTCCTGGACGAGATCTTCTTCACTTCCATGTTCAACCTGGTGGAGCGCTCCGACCGCACGCTGCTGGGCCACACGTCCCTCTGGTCGTTCCTCATGTACGGCAGCTGCAGcttcgtggtggagaagctctaCTTCCACCTGTACCACCGCCTGGGCTGGGGCACCTGGCGGAGGCTGCCGGTCTACATCCTCTTCATCTACACCTGGGAACTCACCTGGGGACTGGGGCTCCGCCGCTACAACGCCTGCTCCTGGGACTACTCTCACTACCCGCTCAACTTCATGGGTCTCATCACCCTGATGTATCTGCCCGGCTGGGTCGCTATCAGCTACTACCAGGACGTGTTGTCCAACGTCTTACTGCGTGTGCAGTGTCCCTCAAGCAGAGGGTCCAAGACCTCCGACAGTAACGGTGAAAGCAAAGCGTCTCCATCTTGA